Genomic segment of Zingiber officinale cultivar Zhangliang chromosome 11B, Zo_v1.1, whole genome shotgun sequence:
aagatgacgaaactcAGCCTGAAccaattgaatctgaagaacaaatcactaattcaagtgacatacgaccaaccagatcaagcacaaatcacccatctgaccaaatattgggtgatccaactgtaggagtaagaactaggtcatcctatagaaaccagagtcaaatagccctaatttcaaaaattgaacccaaaaccatagaagaggccttaccagacccagattggactatagcaatgcaagaagaactggcccaatttgaaagaaatcaggtatgagaattagtacctaaacccattgacaaaaccataattgacactaaatgggtttatAGAAACaagttaaatgatcaaggtgaaatagtaagaaataaagccaggttagtagccaaagggttcaatcaaatagaagggctagactatgatgagacctatgctcctgtagcaagacttgaatccattaggatgctattggcctatgcagcacacaaaggattcaagttatttcaaatggatgtaaaatccgcattcttaaacggatttattaaagaagaagtatacgtaggtcaacccccaggatttgaggacatagaatatccaaattatgtcttcaaattaaaaaaggccctgtacggacaaaacaagcacctagggcttggtatgaacgactgtccaactatctaatatcaaaagagttcaaccaaggtcaaatagacccaaccctttttgtaaaaacctttgaaaacgacatctttatagcacagatttacgtcgacgatatcatttttggatcaaccaactcaaaatttttaaaagagtttaccaaactaatggaaaatgaatttgaaatgagtctagtaggtgaactaaatttctttttaggtttacaaattaagcaaaccaagGATGGAATTTAtatctatcaaactaaatatgctaaggaattaattagtaaatttggaatggaaaattcaaaaatcattaatacaccaatgactactaatgttaaaattgactcagacttagaaggaaaaccagtagacttgaaatactatcgaagtgcgataggaagtctactgtacctaactgcaagtcgaccagacatcatctttgcagtaggtatgtgtgcaagataccaatcttgtgcaagagagtctcacttaacattagtaaaaagaatccttaggtatgttaagggaaccctaaacgtaggactttggtaccctagatcgtgcacccttgatctaactggCTACTCTGACtttgactatgccgggtgcaagctagatagaaaaagcacaagtggcagttgccaatttttagggcactgcctagtaagttggtcaagtagaaagcaacactgtgttgccttatctaccactgaagctgaatatatagcactaggtgaatgcacatctcagttactatggatgatgcatacccttaaagattatcaacttgaatatcaaaaaacaaaaatctcaattgataacataagttcaataaacctaacaaaaaacccaattcatcactcaaggactaaacatatagaagtaaagcaccactttgtaagggatcatgtagctaagggtgatattgtactcaactatgttgagtccaaatcaaacctagctgacatctttacaaaacccttacctgaacttgagttcagtacacttagaagacaaataggaatgtgttgggtagaatagataccttCAATTCAGTCTTTTTAatgttttccaaaaaaaaaaaaattctaggcaaaactgatttttcaaaatccctactttactagactttcgaaagttggatttagcctaggatttccccctagaaatcatgttccccgaggactcagccagagcatctcacaaacacctaggtttaccttgattgtgtttgtaaaacatagaacggtgtgagatgcatagggtacagcctggactcgagaatgcttatttctgtgcatcaatatgagtctgggcgttaaatacatgattaatagtaatcaaatcaagtcttccagccttagtcaaatctaactggatcaattgacttgacttgactaaccaagtgaacactgttgccctctaggcaatcagcaagtagctaaatggttagacaattggtgaaggaaataataagtttaagcatgtctgtacttaagggatctgatacctaatcaaaacaaatctttactcatgcttggactttagggctctgataccttactaaaacaaaatggcaagctattaaggttatcgcttctcctttgccttaagtattcttgaaattcatttcaaagcagctttctcaaaaactttctccaaatttaaaactttcaagtgtcctctattctgaaaatcctttttaaatcttgttagaaagttatttaagctgaaatcTTTTTGAATATTCGTtaagttaaaagtttttttaaagccttgaaatttttttaagttgaaaacatccttgaaaattttctttaaaaacctgaatattttttttcttccagaaaatttttgaagttgagaattttgtttgaaaatttctgaagttaaatttttgtttgaaaatttttttctcttcaaaacacactaagttaaaaagagttccTCTTTGCAAATCACTTCAAACAAAATCAattgacaaaattttgaaaaatattgctatgTTACctcgctccttgcctaagttttctgctaaattctgtcttgaaaaattaagtttttcaaaactagctcattttttatatatggcaaagggggagagtagagaaattcaaagaaagaaataaaatagaaattcaaaatcaaagaaaatattttaaagggagcttgtattaagggggagctatgtttatgcttattttgCTATCACGCctatcttgtttcttgtgcttatatataactgcatattttttacttaacattgaatttcggttgccattatcaaaaagggggagattgttggtgcaggaaggatccgacgatcgaacttgagttttgataatggcaaaggattcaaagttaaggtttgttgtgatctaacgtgctgaaTAAGTgttcagaaaagtcctagctgcggttaggcaaagggaaaatcctaaggggtggtaaccttaggtcctagggggcggtaaccctaggtgagggaaaaccctaaggggcggcaaccttaggtcctagggggcggtaaccctaggtgagggaaaaccctaaggggtggcaaccttaggtcctagggggcggtaaccctaggtggaggaaaaccctaaggggcggcaaccttaggtcctagggggtggtaaccctaggtggagaaaaaccctagggggcgggaaccctaggtcctagggggtggtaaccctaggcggaagtACCGTCAAAGAATAAAAGCAACAACACAAAGACAGAAACGACATGCAGGTATGGCTACTGAACTATTATTATATGGTGTTTGAACATATATatctgcttattctttactatgaTTATCTTTTGACAGATCTGAAGATCAACCTGGAATAAGAGGTGCGGAATCCGAGTGGatccggaggtccaggcgccctaAGTCCCGCCCGGACCAAGTTTTATCCtgcacgacttcgccacgtggagcatcctggttggttggccacgtcacactccaggcggaggcgccctgaatgtcatataaaaagagggtcgaggtgcagcttcaaaacaacaatcttctaagctttcttttgtgaagtgctgcctacgagacgaccttgaagtgctactactcgacgtcgacaacccaaagctcagactcttcgatctgttgttgtcggtattagtttacttattgctttaattgtaattcagattgtaacttttacgaattatagttgttgcccaccggaagcgatcaaggatcgcgggccttcgagtaggagtcgatcaaggctccgaacgaagtaaatccactgtgttcatctgcttgtgtttctttcatttccgctgcgttgttactcgagtgttttacgattccgataaacgtacaatttagccacgaacgctattcaccccccctctagcgctttcgatccatcaattgtaggatcgaaaagaatttagatatctccataatagcatgatattatccactttgggcctagaccctcatggttttgctcttgggctctccccaaaaggcctcatgccaatggagatatcttttctcttataaacccatgatctttcccatgtgtttccaatatgggactatgtttgcaaccttgcaaccccaacaatccccccctcaaacaaaggaccataggcttcccacgtccgatcctcgacccaccaggtcttcctgcccctcggtccacccgacctactaggacttcctgcctggtgtctggtcctcttgatccgaacataggagcccccactttctttgttcgaggtcaatattgtacccacatggctcaatcagatcatagctcttgtgcacagtcgacggttaaaccttctggcagtccgggctctgataccaattgcaggatcgaaaagaatttagatatctccacaatagcatgatattgtccactttgggcctagaccctcatggttttgctcttgggctctccccaaaaggcctcatgccaatggagatatcttttctcttataaacccatgatctttcccatgtgtttccaatatgggactatgtttgcaaccttacaaccccaacagtaCCCGCCTCTAATGTAGCTCGTGCGGAATATCTTCACGTCGAAGAGTTCGTTTCAACTCAGAATCAAAACCCTACAATATAGAATACATATCATAACAAGGTTCTACCATACATCAAATAGCAAATCCTAATCCTAAATTGATTAGGTAACGCCAATTACTCCAACCTATAAAATAGATCGGATACTACATTTATCTTTAACCAACAAATCAATTCTTTATCCAATTCTCCAACCATCCTCTACGAGATTATATACCCACTAAATATTGAACCACCATGGGTAAAATATACACTAATAAGGTTTTCAAATTCAGACTCACATAGCTTAGCTTTAATACCTCTGCTTCTTGATTCCATATCCCAACTTAAGGTGTCCGTTCTAAATCCATTGGGTCGTATTGGAAACAACATCCAACTCTGATCAAGCCTGGACTGCAACAAGGGTACATCACAACAATCCAAAGGAACACTTAACACAATTGATTTGATAAGAAGAAATCAAGGAGGCAAAAACATTAAAGGGCAAGTATACTGACAGATACCGAGATCGATCACGGTAGCTAACAACTCATTCCCTTCCCTTGACGGTGACACTAGAGCACAACAAGGCTGAGATCAGTCGCGACGTCAATGAGTTGGGCTGACAACAGAGGCGCCTAGCAACGACGAAGCTAATGCTCACCGCTGGCATAGGAAGATCGCGTAGAGGAATCTTGGTGACCGTCGTGCGCAAGGACATCCCGGCTATCATTGTGTGTAGAGATGACTCGATGATGGCCAATCGATGGGGTGCGGCGCGGCAACGACCTCGGATTAGGAGAGGGGCGGCGCTAGAGTGAACGGCTGCGACAAGGACAAATTGCTAGGGTTCTGCCGCTAATGAACCTTCATTCGCCACTCCGATTTGATCCTCAAGCCGGAGGGAGGGTGGCGTCGCGTGAGGAGAGGATGGGCGGCTATGGCTCGGCGGCTATGGCTCGGCGGCTGTGGCTCTTTGGGAACTCGCAAGAGGAGAGCTGGCGGGGTGTGAGCTCTCGCGAGAGGGAGATCGGCACAATGATGTGAAGAAGGGAAGGAAGGGTTCCCGGCGTCGTGAgatgaggagaagagaaggaggagaaaggGGAGGCGTCGGTCTTAGGGCACAGGGAAAGGGAAAGAAATTTCGGCGCAGAGGGATTAGGGAAGAATAAGAAACTTAGGCTTTAATAGAAAACTTAGGCCTATTAATCAAATCAACTTCCTAATAAataggtattccaaacagaccttttccaaagcctataattttatcccctcaaaatatgtcatacgagctacaattaaatcccagaaaatttctacaaatttctaaaatttccgtTAAGGTTTTtcgtctattaaaccttattatttaattattatttgttgcCATATTTTACACTCACCCTCGGGCTTTCACTTTTACCAAGatcccacttggactttgcctttGCAAGATCACCCTTTGACTTTCCTTGTTATACCTACATCTTGCATGCTCACAAGCGCATATCAAATACTgcaataatcctaacttaaacctttgcccaaacatcaaaagcTAAGGTCacacagattgctccaacatataaATCAAGTTCAATGGGTGCAAATTTGTTATATTTATTATGTACGTGAATAATATATTacttgcgagcaataataagAGCCTACTATATAAAAGcaagtcatttctatctagtAATTTAGAAATGAAAGATGTTGGTTAATCATCTTTTATTTTTGGCATACAAATCTATCATGATCATTCAAGagacattcttggactttcataACATGCCATTATTGAAAAGGTGTTTATAGGCTATAACATGCAGAACTATACACTTGATAATACACCTATATCAAGTGGTGAAATGTTTAGCTTGCAGTAGTGTCCAcggtttgaatttaaaataaatgatataaataattttcatatgCATCAGTAGTAAGAAATCTCATGTATGCACAGTTTGTACATGACTAGATATAATATTTATAGTTGCGATGTTAGGTAGATATGTTAGTAACTCAGGATCGTCACAATGGGAAATGATTAAGAGAGTGATGTGGTACTTGAAAAGAACTAAGGTTATATTCTCACGTATTAGAGATCAGATCAGATCACCTGGAGGTGATTAGTTATTCAAACTTCAATTTTGATGAATGTTTAGATAGCAGGAGGTCCACTTTGGCTATATTTTCATACTTGTTGGAGGGACTATATCTTTGAAGAGAGTCTAACATACGCTAATAGTCAATTCTACTATCGAGGCAAAGTGATATGAAGAATCCAATCACGATATTTAGTTGAGAAACTTCATCACAACATTCTAGATTGTTGATGGCATTGATAGACTATTGAGAATCAACTATGATAATAAAGTCACAGAATTATATTCTAAGAACAACTATAGTTCGTTGAAGTTCAAGCGCATCGACAATAAGTTTCTGacagttaaagaaagagttcagagtcaTCAAGTCATGATAGAGCATATCATCACATATTCCACATTGGCCAATCCACTCACTAAAGGCTTGGTGTCTAAGGTGTTCATGCGCATGTTGCGAAGATAAGAGCCCTTCTTATGAAAGAAACTCTTATTTAGTAGGagtttataattattttattactctatatttattaataaaaataaatatttttattttaattattgtatgtatctaaagtttaaaatatttattagattttgtttgtttgataCTCCGAAAAAATATCATgatttattgttattttttaaaatttggtgTTTATAAATGTGATATAGATTCATTTTTGGAATCATAAAGTTTGGATCATGATTTGTTCATACAGTTTAACATAATGTATTTGCAAATATAATCTGACCTCTTTTTATGTCACCTTAGGACCAGTTTAGAAATTGACATGTGTTgatcatatttcatgtaatttccaTCTATATATCCATTCTTGATGTATACCATTAATGATATTAGTATTTTGATTATTGTTGGAGCTTATTATGATCATATACAGTAACTATGACCTTTTTAATTATATACTAATTAAGTTAATGAATCAGATTATTTACATAGGTATTTTATACTCATTAAgtatgatatcaactaaagttatatttatgccttatctatAATCACATATAGcctaagtgggagattattagataTAATATCCTTGAAGATGGGGTCACATGTGATTTATGACTTGCGATATTGAAATCCGTTAAGAGATCTAACTTAAGGCTATTGGGTATTGGGTATTGGGTATTGGGTATTGTGTTATTGGATGTGGACCTCGTATGTGTATAACTCATTATCCACATCCATTATCATTTATGTGCTGATAACGAATGTGCACTATATATAGGGTTGATCCCTAAATATTTAGGTATCTTGACCTAACTTTTTGTTCCCCATGGACAAGAAGTTTTGCGATGTTCACCCCTAATTCCCTTAGAAGATCTTCTCTATTGCTTGGATGATGCTAAAGACAATGATAACTCTTCAATTAGATTTCTTGTCACTATTTGTTTATGCTTCATGTTATTGTGTTAGGTTCTCTGATGAAACTAGATcatgttttgtattttttttgttcgagtttttatttcattattagAATTAATGCGGTTTGGAGAGAACTCAAGATCTATCaaaacatggatacataaaaaaaaaaaaaaagaattattgTAGATACTAATGCAATGAATAAGCAACAATAATATTGATATGATATTATTAACTTTCGTTGGTTTTCTAGAACTGAGATTGGATCCAATCGATAGTCTTCTTATCCACCTGGAAAGCCTTTGAAAGAATATCATCCGAGATGTCTGGCTTTGACCCAAAGACAGTATTGGCGATGGTGATTACTCCTGGATTTTGGCTACTTAGAAATGACATCGCAAGAGCCCTCGTCCTACCAAGATTGAACTGGAAGTGAATTAGGCCTTGAGGGAATACGAACACATCACCCTTGTTAAGCACTTTGGTCACCAACTTGTTCTCGGGATTGGACGTTATGAATCCAACATAGAGCGAGCCTTCCAACACTGTTTGGAGCTCTGTGGCACGAGGGTGGATGTGGGGAGGATTGAGACCGCGGGGGGCATAGTCCACTCGAGCCATGGAGATGCCAAGAGTGTTGAGGCCGGGAATTATATTTGCATTTATGAGTGTCACATTGGAACCAACTTTGTTCATGGTGCTGCGAGGCACGTTGAGACCCGACAAGAAGAAATCATCAACTTTAACGAGTTCTGGATTCTTGCAAGTGAATCCATTCACAATAACTGCATATAAATACATTGAAGCATGTATATAAATTAATCATCATCTCCGTGTAGAGTAGGTATGTTCGGAAAGATTTAAGgtaacaaatataaatatatataagctaggTAATTAGTATACCTTTGGACATGCTGTCTGCAACACAGAAGTCTTGAAGGGCGCCTGGATCACGGGCTAAAGCTTGAGAGAAAGACAAAGCTACAACGAGAGCAACAACAAGCAGGAGGGATAGATCAGAAGCCATGGAATCGTTGAAGAGAGATAAGGTAATTAAGATGGGAGAGCTTGATTAAGGAGGATTTTGATTTCGTTATGGCAGAACCGCAGAAGCATAAGTGGATTTTTATAGAGAGAGAGGCCATGAATGCGTTGACATGGCAATGCCTTGTGGGAGCTGTAGATTGGGAGAGTTTGAATTTGCTTTAAACTGGAAGAATTCTTATCGACAAGCAGAAGTTTACAAGATTAGATTCGCGAGCAGGAATCAGTCTAATATATTTTCTTAAAAGAGTTGTTGGGAGTGGCCTACTTGACGTCTTTGACTTGGTAAATCAAACAGCAATGATTGGTGCTAGGTTTGGCAATAAAGATTAAATGACGCTCCACGACCGTCTCAGTGGCCGCGTGGTGGTCATTCACGGGTTCGTGCCTCACATGGACGCTGCCGCGGTCGCCTCGTGAAGCCGTCCCCGTGTCTGCCTCGTGAAGCCCTCGCAACAAGCTGggagtttcttctcttctttatgAAACAAGTGCAAGCGAATCCCAACATGGAGAGTGCACACATCCTCGTGCATAGAGTCTGTTCCGATTCTCATAATTTCAAAAACTGATAATTTATGGCGaattaaaaaacaaaattaaaacaagcATCACCAGGTCGTCCTACTTATCAAGTGACTTCTGAAGCTTCCAAGCAACAAATGGCTGTATGTCTGATGCAGTACTTTATATGTATTCGGCAATTTATACGCTAGTAGTGGAATATCATATTTATTAAAAGCAGGGGCGTAACAACCTTAAGGAGAGGGGGTGCGACCGCCCCCTctcatattttattaaaaaattatatatatatatatatatatatatatatatatatatatatatatatatatatatatatatatataaaagtcctTATCCTTACTTTGAGTAGTTGATTCATCTCCATTCAATGTCGAAAACTATTAAgcattgaatttaaaaataaaatatataataataaacggaTAAACTAAATCATAGGGCACAAAGTAAggaagctaaattaaaattgaatcgagTTTGAACTAAATTCAACGGGTAGATATTGAGATAAGTATTATGTTGGTTCAAATTGGAATTGATTTGAAGTTGAGTTATGACCAAACCAAATTTAATGTTTAAACGAGTTCGAACGATTTAAAAAGAATTAGGATATTTTTTACaaaacctttcattttttttttctctccctcttctccctcttctccctaTGCATGTTACATCCCAACTGTACTGTATGTCACCCCTTCACCCATTcctctcttttattctttttcctcttcttcctcatttgcttcttcttcttctcttctccaacGTTAGTAAACCTACAATTTTTTCCTCTCCTTTTTAAAGCACAAGagcttttttcttctcctttctcttctcctataAGCAAGAAATGCAATACCAATTGTTGTCCTCTTCTAGCAACAAGATCAAGCAGCCATCAACCCccctatcttcttcctcttctggtatttttttaggattttaatGGCACGGCAAAATAGTCATGTTTTGTCTTACCTTCTCTCTTTGTGTTATTGCCGAGCTCACTGAAACT
This window contains:
- the LOC122034610 gene encoding putative germin-like protein 2-1, with the protein product MASDLSLLLVVALVVALSFSQALARDPGALQDFCVADSMSKVIVNGFTCKNPELVKVDDFFLSGLNVPRSTMNKVGSNVTLINANIIPGLNTLGISMARVDYAPRGLNPPHIHPRATELQTVLEGSLYVGFITSNPENKLVTKVLNKGDVFVFPQGLIHFQFNLGRTRALAMSFLSSQNPGVITIANTVFGSKPDISDDILSKAFQVDKKTIDWIQSQF